One Candidatus Campbellbacteria bacterium genomic window carries:
- the rpsO gene encoding 30S ribosomal protein S15, giving the protein MLSKKKKIKVIKESARHDADTGSPEVQINLLSKRIDELSKHLKDNRKDKHSRRGLLGMVAQRRTHLAYLKKKNPAKHAELLKKIKE; this is encoded by the coding sequence ATGTTATCCAAGAAAAAGAAAATCAAAGTTATTAAGGAAAGTGCTCGACACGATGCCGACACAGGCTCTCCTGAAGTACAAATCAATTTGCTCTCAAAGCGTATTGATGAGCTTTCAAAGCACTTGAAAGACAACCGTAAGGACAAACACTCACGGCGCGGTCTTCTCGGAATGGTGGCACAACGCCGAACGCATTTGGCATACCTCAAAAAGAAAAACCCAGCTAAACACGCCGAACTACTCAAGAAGATCAAAGAATAA
- a CDS encoding polyribonucleotide nucleotidyltransferase, translating to MKSKTFEVAFGNKTLSAEFNDLAMQANGSVIVRYGNTAVLATAVMGSKEREGLDYFPLTVDYEEKFYAAGQILGGKYMRREGKPSDEAILSGRAVDRTVRPLFDQRLRIEVQVVTTILSIGEDDPDVIAILAASLALSVSDIPWAGPVGAVRLGRTPDGAWIINPNYEERKTNVLDLLVCGAQQKVNMIETGAHQVSEDIIIEGLTKAVEEITKLETFQNNIIKELGKEKKVFTFPTLTDATLALFEKEITPQLTDAVFCGISGGEKVGELHHAWHELLKTSAPEESRELADLYFEEKVEAVFDVGILSGKRPDGRDFDTVREIYTQAGGVAPMLHGAGVFYRGETHVLAALTLGGPEAVQEMEGMEVKGKKSFMLHYNFPPYSTGETGRMGGTNRRMIGHGALAEKALSAVIPPKEQFPYTIRIVSEVMSSNGSSSMGSVCGGTLALLDAGVPILAPVAGIAMGVVIEEISNDKSQIAKYKVLTDIQGPEDHYGDMDFKVAGTRDGVTAMQMDVKVAGVPLSVFPEAFEKAKKARLFILDKIAETLPTHRAEMNVHAPRILVTKIKKEFIGAVIGGGGKTINQIRELTGTEITIEEDGTVFITGNVEGAEKTKKIIEGIAREYLVGEKFEGVVTRIADFGLFVRMGDESPLSGMKDTEGLVHISEIAPFRLASMDGVANVGDKVPVIIKELGEEGKIKLSIKDADPEFAVRKGLKEGTSAGGDFRSGGDHRHSSGGYRGGSSHHSGPRR from the coding sequence ATGAAAAGCAAAACATTTGAGGTGGCCTTTGGTAACAAGACCCTCTCCGCAGAGTTTAACGACCTCGCCATGCAGGCGAACGGTTCGGTGATTGTTCGCTATGGCAACACCGCCGTTCTTGCAACTGCAGTCATGGGTTCAAAGGAACGTGAAGGACTGGATTATTTTCCTCTCACCGTTGATTACGAAGAAAAGTTTTACGCTGCGGGACAAATTCTTGGAGGCAAGTACATGCGCCGAGAAGGGAAGCCGTCGGATGAAGCAATTCTCTCTGGTCGCGCAGTGGACCGCACAGTGCGTCCGCTCTTTGACCAGCGTTTGCGTATTGAGGTGCAAGTTGTCACGACCATTCTTTCAATTGGAGAAGACGACCCAGATGTTATTGCCATTCTTGCAGCATCTCTCGCACTCAGCGTGTCAGATATTCCATGGGCAGGACCAGTTGGTGCAGTTCGTCTTGGGCGAACACCAGACGGCGCGTGGATAATTAACCCAAACTACGAAGAACGCAAAACAAATGTGCTTGATTTGCTTGTATGTGGTGCACAACAAAAGGTGAACATGATTGAAACGGGTGCACACCAAGTTTCTGAAGACATTATTATTGAAGGACTCACCAAAGCAGTTGAAGAAATTACAAAACTTGAAACATTCCAAAACAATATCATCAAAGAATTAGGAAAAGAGAAAAAAGTATTCACATTTCCAACACTCACCGATGCTACTCTCGCACTTTTTGAAAAAGAAATCACACCACAACTTACAGATGCCGTGTTCTGTGGTATTTCTGGTGGAGAAAAAGTTGGTGAACTACACCACGCATGGCATGAGCTCCTCAAAACAAGTGCACCCGAGGAAAGTCGTGAACTAGCAGACTTATATTTTGAAGAAAAAGTTGAAGCGGTGTTTGACGTTGGAATTCTTTCAGGTAAACGACCTGATGGACGCGACTTTGATACAGTTCGAGAAATCTACACACAAGCAGGAGGCGTTGCGCCAATGCTTCACGGTGCGGGTGTCTTCTACCGAGGTGAAACACACGTGCTTGCAGCACTCACGCTCGGTGGTCCTGAAGCGGTACAAGAAATGGAAGGGATGGAGGTCAAAGGCAAAAAAAGCTTTATGTTACACTACAATTTTCCTCCGTACTCAACAGGTGAAACGGGGCGCATGGGTGGCACTAACCGCCGCATGATTGGTCACGGAGCACTCGCAGAAAAAGCACTCTCCGCCGTTATTCCTCCAAAAGAGCAATTCCCATACACCATTCGTATTGTGTCAGAAGTGATGTCATCAAACGGTTCATCATCAATGGGTTCCGTGTGCGGAGGAACGCTTGCACTTCTTGATGCGGGTGTGCCTATTCTTGCCCCTGTTGCAGGTATTGCGATGGGAGTAGTTATTGAAGAAATATCAAATGACAAATCACAAATAGCAAAGTATAAGGTGCTTACGGATATTCAAGGACCGGAAGATCACTACGGTGACATGGACTTCAAAGTTGCAGGAACGCGCGACGGTGTGACCGCAATGCAAATGGATGTGAAAGTTGCTGGAGTTCCACTTTCTGTTTTTCCAGAAGCATTTGAAAAAGCAAAAAAAGCGCGTCTCTTCATTTTGGATAAAATTGCAGAGACATTACCAACACACCGTGCAGAAATGAATGTACACGCACCACGTATTCTCGTCACAAAGATTAAAAAAGAATTTATTGGTGCAGTGATTGGTGGCGGAGGAAAAACAATCAACCAAATCCGTGAACTAACCGGAACAGAAATTACGATTGAAGAAGATGGAACGGTCTTCATCACAGGAAATGTTGAAGGGGCAGAGAAAACAAAGAAAATTATTGAAGGGATTGCGCGTGAGTATCTTGTTGGAGAAAAGTTCGAGGGTGTTGTCACACGCATCGCAGACTTTGGTTTGTTTGTGCGCATGGGCGATGAAAGCCCATTATCTGGAATGAAGGACACTGAAGGACTCGTGCACATTTCTGAAATTGCACCGTTTCGTCTTGCATCAATGGACGGTGTTGCAAATGTTGGAGACAAAGTACCCGTCATCATCAAAGAACTTGGTGAAGAAGGAAAAATTAAACTCTCTATCAAAGATGCTGATCCTGAATTTGCCGTACGCAAAGGTTTGAAAGAGGGAACTTCCGCTGGAGGAGATTTCCGTTCAGGTGGAGACCACCGACACAGTTCTGGAGGATACCGAGGTGGTTCAAGCCACCACAGCGGGCCACGGAGATAG
- a CDS encoding HD domain-containing protein — protein MKDLPKEARGIVALLQHNGYEAYLVGGCVRDMYLDCTPKDWDVTTNANPEQIQALFPHTFYENEYGTVGVVNDETEDATLKAIEVTPYRKESGYSDKRHPDSVSFGTSLEEDLARRDFTINAFAFDTTTNTLVDVYDGKKDLKDKLIRAVGDAEKRFNEDALRMLRAVRFATEFGFDIEKKTSDAILKHADDLAHISAERIRDEFTKMLLSDSPFRGVRLLHEHKLLSYIVPELEKGIDVGQNQAHSYTVFEHIGRTLQAAADKKFSLELRLATLFHDIAKPHTKAMDTKKNDWSFHGHEVVGSRLARKRMQELRFPTEIVEKVTKLVRWHMFFSDTEQITHSAVRRLIRNVGPENVEDILNVRICDRIGTGRPKEQPYRLRKYKAMIDEVLRDPVSVGMLSIDGKQLMELLGERPGPRIGWILHALLEDVLDDPTQNTKEYLETRAQTLVKLPDAELRILGEKGRDAQEEAEEKEVKKIRSKHHVE, from the coding sequence ATGAAAGACCTACCAAAAGAAGCGCGGGGGATTGTGGCCCTACTGCAACATAACGGGTACGAGGCGTATCTTGTTGGTGGTTGCGTGCGCGACATGTACCTTGATTGCACACCAAAGGATTGGGATGTGACCACAAATGCAAATCCCGAACAAATTCAGGCGCTTTTTCCACATACTTTTTATGAAAATGAGTACGGAACCGTTGGTGTGGTGAACGATGAAACAGAAGATGCAACACTCAAAGCAATTGAAGTCACGCCATATCGAAAGGAGAGCGGGTACAGCGACAAACGACACCCAGATAGTGTTTCTTTTGGCACATCTCTTGAAGAAGACCTTGCGCGACGAGATTTTACCATCAACGCATTCGCGTTTGATACCACAACCAACACACTTGTTGATGTATATGATGGAAAAAAAGATTTGAAGGACAAACTCATCCGCGCGGTTGGTGATGCGGAGAAACGATTCAATGAAGATGCACTCCGCATGTTGCGCGCTGTTCGTTTTGCAACGGAATTTGGTTTTGATATTGAAAAAAAGACGTCGGATGCAATTCTCAAACACGCAGATGACCTCGCACATATATCGGCCGAGCGTATTCGTGATGAATTCACTAAAATGCTTTTGTCAGACAGCCCATTTCGTGGAGTACGGCTTCTCCACGAACACAAATTGCTCTCGTACATTGTTCCAGAATTAGAGAAGGGAATTGATGTGGGTCAAAATCAGGCCCATTCTTACACGGTTTTTGAGCACATTGGACGAACACTGCAAGCTGCTGCTGATAAAAAATTCTCACTTGAACTTCGTCTTGCGACACTTTTTCATGACATCGCAAAACCACATACAAAAGCGATGGACACAAAGAAAAATGATTGGTCTTTCCATGGACATGAAGTTGTGGGCTCACGTCTTGCACGCAAACGAATGCAAGAGTTACGTTTTCCAACAGAGATTGTTGAAAAAGTGACGAAACTTGTTCGATGGCACATGTTTTTCTCCGATACAGAACAAATTACACACTCCGCTGTGCGTCGTCTCATTCGAAATGTTGGTCCAGAGAATGTTGAAGATATTTTGAATGTGCGCATCTGTGATCGAATTGGAACAGGACGACCAAAAGAACAACCATATCGTTTGCGTAAATACAAAGCCATGATTGATGAGGTGCTGCGCGACCCGGTGTCTGTTGGAATGCTTAGTATTGATGGTAAACAGCTTATGGAGCTCCTTGGAGAGCGTCCCGGACCACGTATTGGATGGATTCTCCATGCACTCCTTGAAGATGTACTTGATGACCCAACACAAAATACAAAAGAGTATTTGGAAACTCGCGCACAAACACTTGTAAAGCTTCCCGACGCAGAACTCCGCATACTTGGTGAAAAAGGGAGAGATGCACAGGAAGAAGCTGAGGAAAAAGAAGTTAAAAAAATCCGCTCCAAACATCACGTGGAGTGA
- a CDS encoding YraN family protein, translated as MKNDPKHIKIGKIGEELACLFLVKRGFKITERHYLKKWGEIDIIAQKNKVLRFVEVKCVSCETGNGVVSRETGYQGLTSMIRPEEHVTREKLERLSRAIQTYLVEKHISRETRYQVDVVAIRLNLKDKTAHTLFIENVL; from the coding sequence ATGAAAAATGACCCAAAACACATCAAAATAGGCAAAATAGGAGAAGAATTAGCGTGTCTGTTTCTTGTGAAACGAGGTTTTAAGATTACAGAAAGACACTATCTAAAGAAATGGGGAGAGATAGATATTATTGCCCAAAAGAATAAAGTTTTGAGATTTGTTGAAGTTAAATGTGTTTCATGCGAAACAGGGAACGGTGTCGTTTCACGTGAAACAGGTTATCAAGGTTTAACCTCGATGATCAGACCTGAGGAACACGTTACGCGTGAAAAGCTCGAGCGACTTTCTAGGGCAATTCAGACATACCTAGTTGAGAAACATATTTCACGTGAAACACGGTATCAGGTAGATGTTGTGGCAATTCGACTTAATCTAAAGGACAAAACAGCTCATACACTCTTCATTGAGAATGTCCTTTAG
- a CDS encoding exodeoxyribonuclease III gives MIRKCPAFPISNGMRIISWNVNGLRSLFNQGYWDWFEQEKPDIFCLQETKVEEGQLSPEVQKPEGYFAYFNSSKERKGYSGVAVYSKKEPKSVSFDVLPEKFNTQGRLIEAAFEDFVLLNVYFPNGGGSPEKLQYKLDFYDAFLEHIKKLRKNGKKVIFCGDVNVAHEEIDIARPKENEGHVGFLPEERAWMDEVLSAGFVDTFRHFHPDTKNAYSYWDTISRARDRNIGWRLDYFIVSQNLLPKIKRSEILSDVYGSDHCPVGLEVSSK, from the coding sequence ATGATACGGAAATGCCCCGCATTTCCTATCTCTAACGGGATGAGAATTATCTCGTGGAATGTAAACGGACTTCGCTCACTCTTTAATCAAGGGTATTGGGATTGGTTTGAACAAGAAAAACCTGATATTTTTTGCCTTCAAGAAACGAAAGTAGAAGAAGGCCAACTTTCTCCAGAAGTTCAAAAGCCAGAAGGTTATTTTGCCTATTTCAACTCATCAAAAGAACGAAAAGGATATAGTGGTGTAGCCGTGTACTCAAAAAAAGAGCCTAAAAGTGTCTCTTTTGATGTGTTACCTGAAAAGTTCAACACCCAAGGACGTCTTATTGAAGCCGCTTTTGAAGATTTTGTACTTTTGAATGTCTATTTTCCAAACGGAGGGGGTTCTCCAGAAAAGCTTCAGTACAAGCTTGATTTTTATGACGCATTTTTGGAACACATTAAAAAACTAAGGAAAAATGGCAAAAAGGTGATTTTTTGTGGTGACGTCAATGTCGCGCATGAAGAAATAGACATTGCTCGACCGAAAGAAAATGAAGGACACGTTGGATTTTTGCCAGAAGAACGCGCGTGGATGGATGAAGTTCTCTCCGCCGGATTTGTTGACACATTCCGACATTTTCATCCCGACACAAAAAATGCCTACTCATATTGGGATACCATTTCTCGCGCACGAGATAGAAATATTGGTTGGCGATTGGACTACTTTATTGTTTCTCAAAATCTTCTTCCAAAAATTAAACGTTCAGAAATACTTTCGGATGTGTACGGCTCCGATCACTGCCCGGTTGGGTTAGAAGTAAGTAGTAAGTAG
- a CDS encoding ATP-dependent Clp protease proteolytic subunit, translating to MLIPTVIEKSQFGERAYDIYSRLLKDRIIFLGGPIDDHAANIIIAQLLHLESQETDKDISFYINSPGGSVTAALAIIDTMNHIKPDVSTVCVGLAASGGSWILSAGAKGKRFALPNAEIMIHQPLTGHIEGQATDIAITAEQIIKIKKNLTQMMADNTGQTYDKVAKDIERDFYLSATEAKKYGVIDDILTKKTGKK from the coding sequence ATGTTAATACCTACCGTTATTGAAAAGTCCCAGTTCGGCGAGCGCGCGTACGACATCTACTCTCGCCTGCTCAAAGACCGCATTATCTTTTTAGGCGGACCGATTGATGACCATGCCGCAAACATCATTATTGCCCAACTCCTCCACCTTGAGTCACAGGAAACGGACAAGGACATTTCTTTCTACATCAACTCCCCGGGGGGTTCTGTTACAGCAGCTCTCGCTATTATTGATACGATGAATCACATCAAACCTGATGTTTCTACGGTATGTGTTGGTCTTGCGGCTTCAGGAGGTTCATGGATTTTGTCAGCCGGAGCCAAAGGAAAGCGTTTTGCCCTCCCAAATGCCGAAATCATGATTCACCAGCCACTCACTGGTCACATTGAAGGGCAAGCAACAGATATTGCCATTACCGCTGAGCAAATCATCAAAATAAAGAAGAATTTGACACAAATGATGGCTGATAATACGGGTCAAACATACGACAAGGTTGCGAAAGACATTGAACGCGACTTCTACCTTTCAGCAACAGAGGCAAAGAAATATGGTGTTATTGACGATATTTTGACGAAAAAGACGGGAAAGAAGTAG
- a CDS encoding NYN domain-containing protein yields MTIIKQKAQRVAVFIDAQNLYHSARHLYSARVNFAAIVKDAIGERPLIRAIAYVISTESGEEKTFFEALTKMGIEVKTKDLQIFAGGAKKADWDVGLAMDAVKLAPKLDAVVIVSGDGDYVPLVEYLQISQGCQVEAIAFGRSTSAKLIEAADHFTNLDDDPRKYLMGYRGRNERKNVK; encoded by the coding sequence ATGACCATAATCAAACAGAAGGCACAGCGTGTTGCCGTTTTTATCGACGCGCAAAATCTCTATCATAGTGCACGACATCTCTACAGCGCTCGCGTTAATTTCGCAGCAATCGTTAAGGATGCAATAGGGGAGCGACCGCTCATTCGTGCAATCGCATACGTTATTTCTACCGAATCAGGTGAAGAAAAAACATTTTTTGAAGCTCTTACCAAAATGGGTATTGAGGTAAAAACAAAAGATTTACAAATTTTTGCAGGAGGCGCTAAGAAAGCTGACTGGGATGTTGGACTTGCTATGGACGCAGTGAAACTCGCACCAAAGTTGGATGCCGTTGTCATTGTGTCTGGAGACGGAGACTATGTTCCGCTCGTTGAGTACTTGCAGATTAGCCAAGGATGTCAGGTGGAAGCCATCGCATTCGGACGCTCAACATCTGCAAAACTCATTGAAGCCGCAGACCACTTCACCAATCTTGATGACGATCCCCGCAAGTACCTCATGGGGTACCGCGGACGAAATGAGAGAAAAAATGTCAAATAG
- the rny gene encoding ribonuclease Y — protein MDLKLVAFLLAAAGLVGIALGYFLRYLVSLGQRGSVELEIKRKLLEAQEEANKVLENAEKKAQETLSSGRTEARELDEKLKKTEERLIKKEELLDKRQTDIDQTGEEFKQKIEEVKVLREDAEKLTEKRQHELQSLSHLTEEEAKDLFIKEVEKKYEEDLMVRMHKLEIGGKEQLEKKAQDILVTSIHRLGSNVSSDVMSSSVDLPSDDMKGKIIGKEGRNIKAFERASGVEVVVDDTPGLIILSSFDPVRRAVAKLALERLIKDGRIQPARIEEEVEKARLEVNNIIKEKGEQAAYDAGVFTLDPRIISILGRLHFRTSYGQNVLQHSVEMSHLAGMLAEELGADVAVSKAGALVHDIGKAVDHEIQGTHVEIGRRILQKFGADEAIIKAMQAHHEEYPYETIESIIVQVADAVSGSRPGARRDTVENYLKRLSDLENIATSFEGVEKAYAIQAGREIRIFINPEKITDIEAKTMARSIADRIEKELKFPGEIKVNVIRENRVIEYAR, from the coding sequence ATGGATTTAAAACTTGTCGCCTTCCTTCTCGCAGCCGCGGGTTTGGTTGGTATCGCTCTCGGATATTTCCTACGCTACCTTGTCTCTCTTGGTCAGCGCGGGTCTGTTGAGCTTGAAATAAAACGTAAGTTGCTTGAAGCACAGGAGGAAGCAAACAAGGTTCTTGAAAATGCCGAAAAGAAAGCTCAAGAAACACTGTCGAGTGGACGCACCGAGGCCCGCGAACTTGATGAGAAACTAAAAAAGACCGAGGAACGCCTCATTAAGAAAGAGGAATTGCTTGATAAACGCCAGACCGATATAGACCAAACAGGCGAAGAATTTAAACAAAAAATTGAAGAGGTGAAGGTTTTGCGCGAAGATGCAGAAAAATTAACGGAGAAGCGCCAGCATGAGTTGCAATCACTCTCACACCTCACCGAAGAAGAGGCGAAGGATTTATTCATTAAAGAAGTTGAGAAAAAATACGAGGAAGATCTCATGGTGCGCATGCACAAACTTGAGATTGGTGGCAAAGAACAACTGGAAAAGAAGGCACAGGATATTTTGGTTACGTCCATTCACCGACTTGGAAGTAATGTGTCCTCCGACGTAATGTCATCATCTGTTGATTTGCCAAGTGACGACATGAAGGGAAAAATCATCGGCAAAGAGGGGCGTAACATCAAAGCATTTGAACGCGCATCTGGTGTTGAGGTTGTGGTAGATGACACACCGGGACTCATTATTCTCTCATCATTTGACCCCGTACGACGCGCGGTCGCCAAATTAGCTTTGGAGCGCCTCATTAAAGACGGGCGTATTCAACCAGCACGAATTGAAGAAGAGGTTGAGAAAGCACGACTTGAAGTCAACAATATTATTAAAGAAAAAGGTGAGCAGGCAGCATACGACGCTGGCGTGTTTACACTTGACCCGCGCATTATTTCTATTCTCGGACGTTTACATTTCCGCACGAGTTACGGACAAAACGTATTGCAACACTCGGTTGAAATGTCACACCTCGCTGGCATGCTTGCGGAAGAATTAGGAGCTGATGTTGCTGTATCAAAAGCAGGAGCACTCGTGCACGACATCGGAAAAGCAGTTGACCACGAAATTCAAGGAACACATGTTGAAATCGGACGACGTATTTTGCAAAAATTTGGTGCCGACGAAGCAATCATTAAAGCAATGCAGGCGCACCATGAGGAATATCCATACGAAACCATTGAATCAATCATCGTGCAGGTTGCTGACGCTGTTTCAGGGAGTCGTCCTGGCGCACGACGTGACACCGTTGAAAATTACCTTAAGCGTTTGAGTGATTTGGAAAATATTGCTACATCATTTGAAGGTGTTGAGAAAGCATATGCGATTCAAGCGGGACGTGAGATTCGTATTTTCATCAATCCGGAGAAAATTACCGACATTGAAGCAAAAACAATGGCACGCAGTATCGCTGACCGTATTGAAAAGGAATTAAAATTCCCTGGAGAAATTAAGGTTAATGTGATTCGCGAGAATAGAGTTATAGAATACGCCCGGTAG
- a CDS encoding tyrosine-type recombinase/integrase, with translation MNPVEKLKHEFLEYLEIERGRSTKTIENYDRYLSRFVGFSKISKPVDITETSVREFRLWLNRQQARTMKHEAQNSGTLKKNTQNYYLIALRAFLKFLRKRNITTLQPEAIELAKVGDRDLDLITPVELVRIMKAPEGDLVGALRDKALLELLFSTGMRVSELVSLPRDIDLSRGEFSIRGKGEKVRVVFVSPSARDAVNDYLKKRTDMDDAMFIQFGKASKNAKDLRLTARSVERLVKRYAIKVGISKKVTPHVIRHSFATDLLENGADLRSVQALLGHANITTTQIYTHVTDKHLKEVHSKFHTNREKE, from the coding sequence ATGAACCCTGTTGAAAAATTAAAACACGAATTTCTTGAATACCTTGAGATTGAACGTGGGCGCTCTACCAAGACGATTGAAAACTATGATAGGTACCTCTCAAGATTTGTTGGTTTTTCTAAGATTTCTAAACCTGTTGATATCACCGAAACATCCGTGCGCGAGTTTCGTTTGTGGCTCAATCGTCAGCAGGCACGAACCATGAAACATGAAGCACAAAACAGCGGAACGCTCAAAAAGAACACACAAAATTATTATTTGATTGCCTTACGGGCATTCTTGAAATTTTTACGCAAACGAAACATTACAACACTCCAACCAGAAGCCATTGAACTCGCAAAAGTCGGAGATCGCGACCTTGATTTGATTACGCCAGTTGAATTGGTCCGCATTATGAAAGCGCCCGAGGGCGATTTGGTCGGCGCTCTTCGTGATAAGGCATTATTGGAACTTCTTTTTTCAACAGGCATGCGCGTGTCAGAGCTGGTGTCACTTCCTCGAGATATTGATTTGTCACGCGGGGAATTTTCCATTCGTGGAAAAGGTGAAAAGGTGCGTGTTGTGTTTGTCTCCCCTTCCGCGCGTGATGCCGTCAACGACTATTTGAAGAAACGAACCGACATGGATGATGCGATGTTCATTCAGTTTGGAAAAGCGTCAAAGAATGCAAAAGATTTGCGTCTCACCGCGCGCTCTGTTGAAAGATTGGTAAAACGATATGCGATTAAGGTTGGTATTAGCAAAAAAGTAACACCACACGTCATTCGCCACTCATTTGCCACTGATCTACTGGAGAATGGTGCCGATTTACGAAGCGTACAAGCGCTTCTTGGTCACGCTAACATCACCACGACGCAAATTTATACACACGTGACGGACAAACACCTCAAAGAAGTCCACAGCAAGTTTCACACTAATCGCGAAAAAGAGTAG
- a CDS encoding TfoX/Sxy family protein, producing the protein MDESFKDFVLDQLMAIPDVTARKMFGGFGLYAEGIFFAIISDNVLYVKTDNESKQKFIDVGMDCFRPSKEQVLKNYYEVPTDVLEDREVLTEWVLKAIHTVSRKKK; encoded by the coding sequence GTGGACGAATCATTTAAAGACTTTGTGCTGGATCAGCTTATGGCTATTCCAGACGTAACCGCACGAAAAATGTTTGGTGGTTTTGGTTTGTATGCTGAGGGGATATTTTTTGCGATTATTTCTGATAACGTGCTGTATGTAAAAACTGATAACGAAAGTAAACAGAAATTTATTGACGTAGGTATGGATTGTTTTCGTCCAAGCAAGGAGCAGGTGCTGAAAAACTATTATGAAGTTCCCACAGACGTGCTTGAAGATAGGGAAGTGCTTACAGAGTGGGTGTTAAAAGCAATTCACACAGTGTCTAGGAAGAAAAAATAA
- a CDS encoding DUF378 domain-containing protein — MMKGKCGVAKIIWILIIVGAINWGLVGLGGFFQSNWNIVNLIFGSLGWWVEGVVYVLVGVAGVMSLFHCKCAKCSTCESCGANNMKKEVPMQQM; from the coding sequence ATGATGAAAGGAAAATGTGGAGTGGCAAAAATTATTTGGATTTTGATTATTGTTGGAGCAATTAACTGGGGTCTTGTAGGTCTCGGTGGATTCTTCCAGAGTAACTGGAACATCGTCAACCTTATTTTTGGCAGTTTGGGATGGTGGGTTGAGGGTGTTGTCTACGTTCTCGTCGGAGTAGCCGGTGTTATGTCACTCTTTCACTGTAAGTGTGCGAAATGTAGTACGTGTGAATCATGTGGTGCAAACAACATGAAAAAGGAAGTGCCAATGCAACAGATGTAA
- a CDS encoding HU family DNA-binding protein — MNKAALVERIAERHGVTKADAERIMDTVIDSITSTLKGGGEVAIAGLGAFKVRARAARTARNPRTGALVNVPATKVPKFSAAKALKEAVKGK, encoded by the coding sequence ATGAATAAAGCAGCACTTGTCGAGCGCATTGCAGAACGTCATGGTGTTACCAAGGCAGACGCAGAGCGCATCATGGACACAGTCATTGATTCAATTACATCAACGCTTAAAGGCGGAGGTGAAGTTGCAATCGCTGGATTGGGTGCGTTCAAAGTTCGCGCCCGCGCAGCACGAACAGCACGCAACCCACGCACAGGAGCATTAGTAAATGTTCCCGCAACAAAAGTGCCAAAGTTTTCAGCAGCAAAGGCACTCAAAGAAGCAGTGAAAGGAAAATAA